One window of the Rhizobiaceae bacterium genome contains the following:
- a CDS encoding efflux RND transporter permease subunit, producing the protein MSVIDFTVRRVVACTLVAAGIFLLGCVAYSRMVVASFPAIDLPTIVITAALPGADPETMASTVATPLERRLGRLAGVTEISSINGSGLTQINVQFNLSRDMDGAAVDVQSAISAASSELPKEMPSAPIYRKFNPVVAPIVLIAVTSDTLPLSTLYTYADTVIRQRLSEVDGVASVSIQGASKPAIRIDVNSEAMAAMGLGIADVQSAVAANSQLRPVGNLSGPRQWSSLAIDDQLSTAEDYRSLIVRVADGVPVRLRDFATVEEDISNDRIDGRFNGRQALFVFVQRKAGANIVETVEAVKEKLPGIERWLPSTVDLTMVIDRADEIQDTLNEVKELFILTCVLVVILVLIFLRDPRATIIAGISIPLSLAGTFIVMQLCGYSLDLISLVALMLAIGFVVDDAIVILENIVRLREEGHSGEEVAREGAKQLSFTVISITLSLIAAFAPFFFFPGVIGALLREFAVTICTAIAVSAVISLTLTPALAARFLSDARESSPSRLAILAERGFAGMQRLYIRSLRSILRYQKSMLAFTFALTVATFWMFGVVPKGFLPPQDSGTIIGRVEGAPDVSFETMSGQMRAVAERLRADPAVNTVSTLIGGSGPNGVRTGHFFATLLPVGTRDNVAQVIARLRDSVASLPGTSVYMVPIEDVNVGAREGKGEYQYTLLGDNWPILEKAAADLLARLRTLPELRDVSSDHDARGLRVQLDIDRDKAAKLGVSPAAVDQALYAAFGQGQIGIIYDETEQRQVILGIETFGRAELDSLDRIYVKALDGSQIPLRAIAAETQGPAAITIPHHGEFPSVTFAFNLAPDSSLGTAVGAINTLVSRAGLPEGVRGSFAGKAGEFQQFSGLEGILLVGALVAIYIVLGVLYESYLHPFTILSTLPSAGLGALIALWIGGLDLSLFGFIGIILLIGIVKKNAILVVDVALKTSRTDHVDPFEAVIHACELRLRPILMTNAIAIFSALPLLFASGASAAVRQPLGASVVGGLILSQLLTLYSTPAIYLLMDRLGKRIARLRRRRGDVAESGTFPVRTVSGQP; encoded by the coding sequence ATGAGCGTCATCGACTTCACCGTCCGCCGCGTCGTCGCCTGCACGCTGGTGGCGGCGGGCATCTTCCTGCTCGGCTGCGTCGCCTATTCGCGCATGGTCGTCGCCTCGTTCCCGGCCATCGACCTTCCCACCATCGTCATCACCGCCGCCCTGCCGGGCGCCGATCCGGAGACGATGGCCTCCACAGTCGCGACGCCGCTCGAAAGGCGGCTCGGCAGGCTGGCGGGCGTGACCGAGATATCCTCGATCAACGGTTCCGGCCTCACCCAGATCAACGTCCAGTTCAATCTCAGCCGGGACATGGACGGCGCGGCGGTGGACGTGCAGTCCGCCATCAGCGCCGCCTCCAGCGAACTGCCGAAGGAAATGCCGTCGGCGCCGATCTACCGCAAGTTCAACCCGGTCGTGGCGCCGATCGTGCTGATCGCCGTCACCTCCGACACGCTGCCGCTGTCGACCCTCTACACCTATGCCGACACGGTGATCCGGCAGCGCCTTTCCGAAGTGGACGGCGTCGCCTCCGTCTCCATCCAGGGCGCGTCGAAGCCGGCCATCCGCATCGACGTCAACTCCGAGGCAATGGCGGCGATGGGGCTGGGCATCGCCGACGTCCAGTCCGCCGTCGCTGCGAACAGCCAGTTGCGGCCGGTCGGCAATCTCAGCGGCCCGCGCCAGTGGTCGAGCCTCGCCATCGACGACCAGTTGAGCACGGCGGAGGATTACCGATCCCTCATCGTGCGCGTGGCGGACGGCGTGCCGGTCCGCCTGCGGGACTTCGCCACCGTCGAGGAGGATATCTCCAACGACCGCATCGACGGCCGTTTCAACGGGCGGCAGGCGCTGTTCGTCTTCGTCCAGCGCAAGGCCGGCGCCAACATCGTCGAGACCGTCGAGGCGGTGAAGGAGAAGTTGCCGGGCATCGAGCGCTGGCTGCCGTCCACGGTCGACCTCACCATGGTCATTGACCGCGCCGACGAGATCCAGGACACGCTGAACGAGGTCAAGGAGCTGTTCATCCTCACCTGCGTGCTGGTGGTCATCCTCGTCCTGATCTTCCTGCGCGATCCGCGCGCCACGATCATTGCCGGCATATCGATCCCGCTTTCGCTGGCCGGCACGTTCATCGTCATGCAGCTTTGCGGCTACAGCCTCGACCTCATTTCGCTGGTGGCGCTGATGCTCGCCATCGGCTTCGTCGTGGACGACGCCATCGTCATTCTCGAAAACATCGTGCGGCTGCGCGAGGAAGGCCACAGCGGCGAGGAGGTGGCGCGGGAAGGCGCGAAGCAGCTCAGCTTCACCGTGATTTCCATCACGCTGTCGCTGATCGCCGCCTTCGCGCCGTTCTTCTTCTTCCCGGGCGTCATCGGCGCGCTGCTGAGGGAATTCGCCGTCACCATCTGCACGGCCATCGCGGTGTCGGCGGTGATCTCGCTGACGCTCACGCCGGCGCTCGCGGCCCGGTTCCTCAGCGATGCGCGGGAGTCGTCCCCGTCAAGGCTGGCGATACTTGCCGAGCGTGGCTTTGCCGGCATGCAGCGGCTCTATATCCGCAGCCTGCGGAGCATCCTCCGCTACCAGAAATCGATGCTGGCGTTCACTTTCGCGCTGACCGTCGCCACCTTCTGGATGTTCGGCGTGGTGCCCAAGGGTTTTCTGCCGCCCCAGGATTCCGGCACCATCATCGGCCGCGTCGAAGGCGCGCCCGACGTCTCCTTCGAGACGATGAGCGGCCAGATGCGGGCAGTCGCGGAACGGCTCCGGGCCGATCCCGCCGTCAACACGGTCAGCACGCTGATCGGGGGGAGCGGTCCGAACGGCGTCAGAACCGGACATTTCTTCGCCACGCTTCTGCCGGTCGGCACGCGCGACAATGTCGCGCAGGTCATCGCGCGGCTGCGGGATTCCGTGGCGAGCCTGCCGGGAACCAGCGTCTACATGGTGCCGATCGAGGACGTGAATGTCGGAGCCCGCGAAGGCAAGGGCGAGTACCAGTACACGCTTCTCGGCGACAACTGGCCCATTCTGGAAAAAGCCGCCGCCGATCTGCTCGCCAGGCTGCGCACGCTGCCGGAATTGCGCGACGTCAGCTCCGACCACGACGCGCGCGGCCTGCGCGTACAGCTCGACATCGACCGCGACAAGGCGGCAAAGCTCGGCGTGTCTCCGGCTGCGGTCGATCAGGCGCTTTACGCGGCGTTCGGTCAAGGTCAGATCGGCATCATCTATGACGAAACCGAGCAGCGGCAGGTCATACTCGGCATCGAGACGTTCGGCCGCGCCGAGCTCGACAGCCTGGACCGCATCTACGTCAAGGCGCTGGACGGCTCGCAGATACCGCTGCGCGCCATCGCGGCGGAGACGCAGGGGCCGGCGGCGATCACCATTCCGCATCATGGCGAGTTCCCGTCCGTCACCTTCGCCTTCAACCTTGCGCCCGACTCCTCGCTCGGCACCGCCGTCGGCGCCATCAACACGCTGGTCAGCCGCGCCGGCCTGCCGGAAGGCGTTCGCGGCAGCTTCGCCGGCAAGGCCGGTGAATTCCAGCAGTTCTCCGGCCTTGAAGGCATCCTTCTGGTCGGCGCGCTCGTCGCCATCTACATCGTGCTCGGCGTGCTCTACGAAAGCTATCTGCATCCGTTCACGATCCTGTCCACGCTGCCGTCGGCGGGATTGGGAGCCTTGATTGCGCTCTGGATCGGCGGCCTCGACCTCTCGCTCTTCGGCTTCATCGGCATCATCCTGCTCATCGGCATCGTCAAGAAAAACGCCATCCTCGTGGTGGACGTGGCGCTGAAAACCAGCCGCACCGATCACGTGGACCCGTTCGAGGCCGTCATTCACGCTTGCGAACTGCGCCTGCGCCCGATCCTCATGACGAACGCCATCGCGATCTTCAGCGCCTTGCCGTTGCTTTTCGCCTCGGGCGCGAGCGCGGCCGTCCGCCAGCCGCTGGGCGCGAGCGTGGTCGGCGGGCTCATCCTTTCGCAGTTGCTGACGCTCTATTCGACGCCCGCGATCTACTTGCTGATGGACCGGCTCGGAAAACGCATCGCGCGGCTGCGTCGCAGGCGGGGCGACGTTGCGGAGTCTGGAACGTTTCCGGTTAGAACCGTTTCCGGCCAACCATGA
- a CDS encoding VOC family protein: protein MIDGLQFHHIGIACARISSEVEDLAALGYRAEGEVFEDPIQKVRLQFFVGGGPRFELIEPATPDSPVQGVLRRGSKFYHTAYEVRDFDAAVEAFKQRKFTPVAPPAPARAFGMRRIIFMISSTLTLVELIEAAPAE, encoded by the coding sequence TTGATCGACGGATTGCAGTTTCACCACATCGGCATCGCCTGCGCGCGGATCTCCTCCGAGGTGGAGGATCTCGCGGCGCTCGGCTACCGGGCCGAAGGCGAGGTGTTCGAGGACCCGATCCAGAAGGTGCGGCTGCAATTCTTCGTGGGCGGCGGGCCGCGCTTTGAACTGATCGAGCCGGCAACGCCCGATTCGCCGGTGCAAGGCGTGCTGCGGCGCGGCAGCAAGTTCTACCATACCGCCTATGAAGTCAGGGATTTCGACGCGGCCGTCGAAGCCTTCAAGCAGCGAAAATTCACGCCCGTGGCGCCGCCGGCGCCGGCCCGCGCCTTCGGCATGCGGCGCATCATCTTCATGATCTCATCGACGCTGACGCTGGTCGAACTGATCGAAGCCGCTCCGGCAGAGTGA
- a CDS encoding alpha/beta hydrolase — MESDEAATGPILGDTPYNPIPAGAEGGYFSAPDGTRLRYGLFPTSRSPCRGTVLILAGRLSFIEKYYEAIGTFTGLGYDVAMPDLRGQGGSQRGLDHPQKHFVRSFDDYVKDLAAFMDGIVARRLSGPFHMFGHSAGALAGLLAEPALRHRLLAMAHVAPVLMQPTMGLKAAKLAAGILSTAGLGSLYTSNGRRRRRPFEGNRLTGDRTRFERTEELAENFPHLAIGGPTIGYLRSVVGAVDAVNKDSFRAAFRTPTLFIGAAKDEIVSTPAIAAYAKRLPGAEFVAIDDALHDLPQERDIHRSRMFEAVDAFFARHTHSMV, encoded by the coding sequence ATGGAATCCGACGAGGCGGCGACAGGTCCGATACTTGGCGACACCCCTTACAACCCGATTCCCGCAGGCGCGGAAGGCGGATACTTTTCCGCGCCGGACGGAACGCGGCTCCGCTACGGGCTTTTCCCCACGTCCAGGAGCCCATGCCGGGGCACGGTCCTCATTCTGGCGGGCCGTCTTTCCTTCATCGAAAAATACTACGAGGCGATCGGCACGTTCACCGGCCTCGGCTACGACGTCGCAATGCCGGACCTGCGTGGCCAGGGCGGCTCGCAACGCGGTCTCGACCACCCGCAGAAGCATTTTGTCCGCAGTTTCGACGATTATGTGAAGGATCTCGCGGCGTTCATGGACGGGATCGTCGCCCGTCGCCTGAGCGGTCCCTTCCATATGTTCGGCCATTCGGCGGGGGCGCTGGCCGGCCTGCTTGCCGAGCCCGCGCTGCGGCACCGCCTGCTGGCCATGGCGCATGTCGCGCCGGTGCTCATGCAGCCGACGATGGGCCTGAAAGCAGCCAAGCTTGCCGCCGGCATCCTTTCCACAGCGGGGCTCGGCTCGCTCTATACCTCGAACGGCCGGCGGCGGAGGCGACCATTCGAGGGAAACAGGCTGACGGGCGATCGCACCCGCTTCGAGCGCACGGAAGAACTCGCGGAAAACTTCCCGCATCTCGCCATCGGAGGCCCGACGATCGGCTATCTGCGAAGCGTGGTAGGGGCGGTAGACGCGGTCAACAAGGACAGCTTTCGCGCGGCATTCCGCACGCCGACCCTCTTCATCGGGGCAGCAAAGGACGAGATCGTCTCGACCCCGGCGATCGCGGCCTATGCGAAACGCCTGCCGGGCGCTGAATTCGTCGCGATCGACGATGCCCTGCACGACCTGCCGCAGGAACGCGACATCCATCGAAGCCGGATGTTCGAGGCCGTCGACGCATTCTTCGCACGCCACACGCATTCGATGGTGTAG
- a CDS encoding sulfotransferase — protein MRVLPEAVIQPAHQNELPEAGGKPRRQRQWMPKFWNGMTVSAWLRLLVKNRFRLGWQYWYMVPAVTAYGLFHSLTRIEQWLLAGHRIRNRLDHPPLFVLGHWRTGTTLLHELLVLDQRHTSPNTYECFAPAHFMLTEGTGVPLLSFLVPSRRPMDNMPAGWRRPQEDEFALCNLGLPSPYLTIAFPNEPPQNPEYLTLEDVPSDDLRRWKRTFLRFLVEVECMARRRKRVVLKSPPHTARVKVLLEMFPDAKFVHIVRDPFVVFPSTVHLWKTLYARQGLQKPIFAGLEDYVFDNLDRMYARFEQDRALIPAGNLTELRYEDLVADPLGAMRRVYEELNLGGFDAVRPALETFLDGARGYETNRYAELSQDLRRRIGERWRSYAETYGYTPAETD, from the coding sequence TTGCGTGTCCTGCCTGAAGCCGTGATCCAGCCCGCGCATCAGAACGAGTTGCCGGAAGCGGGCGGCAAGCCCCGCAGGCAGCGGCAATGGATGCCGAAATTCTGGAACGGCATGACCGTCTCGGCATGGCTGCGGCTGCTCGTGAAGAACCGTTTCCGGCTCGGCTGGCAGTATTGGTACATGGTGCCGGCGGTAACGGCCTACGGCCTGTTCCACTCCCTCACGCGCATCGAGCAATGGCTGCTCGCCGGCCACCGGATCAGGAACAGGCTCGACCATCCGCCGCTTTTCGTGCTCGGGCACTGGCGCACGGGCACGACCCTCTTGCATGAGCTTCTGGTGCTCGACCAGCGGCATACCAGCCCCAACACCTATGAGTGCTTCGCGCCGGCGCATTTCATGCTGACGGAAGGGACCGGCGTTCCGCTCCTTTCGTTCCTCGTGCCGTCGCGGCGTCCGATGGACAACATGCCGGCCGGGTGGAGACGGCCGCAGGAAGACGAGTTCGCCCTCTGCAATCTCGGCCTGCCGTCGCCCTATCTCACCATCGCCTTTCCGAACGAGCCGCCGCAGAACCCCGAATATCTGACGCTGGAAGATGTGCCGTCAGATGATCTGCGGCGCTGGAAGCGCACTTTCCTCCGCTTCCTCGTGGAAGTCGAGTGCATGGCGCGCAGGCGAAAGCGGGTGGTGCTCAAGTCGCCTCCCCACACGGCCCGCGTCAAGGTGCTGCTGGAGATGTTCCCCGACGCGAAGTTCGTCCATATCGTCCGCGATCCATTCGTCGTGTTTCCGTCGACCGTTCATTTATGGAAGACGCTCTATGCGAGGCAGGGTCTGCAAAAACCGATCTTTGCCGGGCTCGAAGACTACGTGTTCGACAATCTGGACAGGATGTATGCCCGCTTCGAGCAGGATCGCGCGCTGATCCCCGCCGGAAACCTGACCGAACTCCGCTACGAGGATCTTGTCGCCGATCCGCTCGGCGCGATGCGGCGTGTCTACGAGGAACTGAACCTCGGCGGGTTCGATGCCGTCCGTCCGGCGCTCGAAACCTTCCTCGACGGTGCGCGCGGCTACGAGACCAACAGATATGCCGAGCTTTCGCAGGACCTGCGACGGCGCATCGGGGAGCGCTGGCGTTCCTATGCCGAGACGTACGGATACACACCCGCCGAAACGGATTGA
- a CDS encoding Ku protein, which translates to MVAARANWKGFIKLGELACSVGLYTAVSSSERISFNTVNRKTGNRVQREFVDSETGDIVEREDQVKGYETENGAYVVLEPEEVAAAIPESDKTLSIEAFIPCGEIDDVYFDKPYYLVPDKQGAEAFFLIRDGMKKAGVAALARTVLFRRLRTVLLRPQGRGLVASTLNFDYEVRSSEEAFEDVPDLKIKGEMLDLAKHIIGTKAGAFDPKSFDDRYETAVTELVKAKIEGRKIPKKKAAKPKVPKDLLQALRESAEMTGGADSRRKRGTAKSAAAKSSRSAPRDTRQRRAG; encoded by the coding sequence ATGGTTGCCGCGAGGGCGAACTGGAAGGGGTTCATCAAGCTCGGAGAACTGGCCTGCTCGGTCGGGCTCTACACGGCCGTCTCGTCTTCCGAGCGCATCAGCTTCAACACCGTCAACCGCAAGACCGGCAACCGCGTCCAGCGCGAATTCGTGGACAGCGAGACCGGAGATATCGTCGAGCGCGAGGATCAGGTGAAAGGCTACGAGACGGAGAACGGCGCTTACGTCGTGCTCGAGCCCGAAGAGGTCGCGGCGGCGATTCCCGAGAGCGACAAAACGCTGTCGATCGAGGCGTTTATCCCCTGCGGGGAGATCGACGACGTCTATTTCGACAAGCCCTATTATCTGGTGCCGGACAAGCAGGGGGCGGAAGCGTTTTTCCTCATCCGCGACGGGATGAAGAAAGCGGGAGTTGCCGCGCTCGCCCGAACCGTGCTGTTCCGGCGATTGCGCACGGTGCTGCTGAGACCGCAGGGCAGGGGCCTCGTCGCCAGCACGCTGAATTTCGATTACGAGGTACGCTCGTCGGAGGAGGCGTTCGAGGACGTGCCGGATCTGAAGATCAAGGGCGAGATGCTCGATTTGGCCAAGCACATCATCGGCACCAAGGCCGGCGCGTTCGATCCGAAATCCTTCGACGACCGCTACGAGACGGCGGTGACCGAACTGGTGAAGGCCAAGATCGAGGGGCGCAAGATCCCGAAGAAGAAGGCGGCGAAGCCGAAGGTGCCGAAGGACCTGCTGCAGGCACTGCGCGAAAGCGCCGAGATGACGGGCGGTGCCGATTCCCGGCGCAAGCGCGGCACGGCGAAGTCCGCCGCCGCCAAATCGTCCCGGAGCGCTCCGCGCGACACGCGCCAGCGTCGAGCCGGCTAG
- a CDS encoding Ku protein has translation MALHPYWKGYLKLSLVTCPVEMTPATSESEKVRFHTLNRETHNRVQSRYVDSVTGREVAQEQQAKGYPRGEGEYLILEDDELENVALESTRTIDIDVFAERDSIDWIWLDTPYYLVPSDEVGEEAFAVIRDAMAAERRVGISRLVITRRERAVMLEPRGKGIVLWTLRFGDEVRDADSYFEGLEEGRADAGTMPLIQQLIKKRTRHWSAELVRDPVQEKLLDIIEAKRKKTGKPKREKRAETPQPSNVINIMDALKKSVAAESRRGKR, from the coding sequence ATGGCGCTGCATCCTTACTGGAAGGGCTATCTGAAGCTTTCGCTGGTGACCTGCCCGGTCGAGATGACGCCGGCGACGTCGGAGAGCGAGAAGGTGCGCTTCCACACGCTGAACCGCGAGACGCACAACCGCGTGCAGAGCCGCTATGTGGATTCCGTCACCGGCCGCGAGGTGGCGCAGGAGCAGCAGGCGAAGGGCTATCCGCGCGGCGAGGGCGAATACCTGATCCTGGAGGACGACGAACTCGAGAACGTCGCGCTGGAAAGCACGCGGACCATCGATATCGACGTCTTCGCCGAACGCGATTCCATCGACTGGATCTGGCTCGACACGCCCTATTATCTCGTCCCGAGCGACGAGGTGGGGGAAGAGGCTTTCGCCGTGATCCGCGACGCAATGGCCGCCGAGCGCCGGGTGGGCATCTCCCGGCTGGTGATCACGCGGCGCGAGCGCGCGGTGATGCTGGAGCCGCGCGGCAAGGGCATCGTGCTGTGGACCCTGCGCTTCGGCGACGAGGTGCGCGACGCCGACAGCTATTTCGAGGGGCTGGAGGAGGGCAGGGCGGATGCCGGGACGATGCCGCTCATCCAGCAACTCATCAAGAAGCGGACGCGGCACTGGAGCGCGGAACTCGTCCGCGATCCGGTACAGGAAAAGCTGCTCGACATCATCGAGGCGAAACGGAAGAAGACGGGCAAGCCGAAACGCGAGAAGCGCGCGGAGACGCCGCAGCCCAGCAACGTCATCAACATCATGGACGCGCTGAAGAAATCGGTTGCGGCGGAAAGCCGGCGCGGCAAGCGCTGA
- a CDS encoding DUF4279 domain-containing protein has product MAVKDRNIGEIFFTIQLSFTHSHIGVDELTRRIGIEPDRAWNVGEERTTPVGRRISGVFDKTYWSVSRTVFGKRHFFNEVLFELDKLGNIDFFRWFRQNGGEASVIIGLSGAENIGDVIKPENLNRLAELGFSLGIEVFPNLAP; this is encoded by the coding sequence ATGGCGGTGAAGGATCGCAACATCGGAGAGATTTTTTTCACTATCCAACTAAGCTTTACGCATTCACATATTGGAGTCGATGAGCTTACTCGTAGGATTGGAATAGAGCCAGACAGGGCATGGAACGTAGGAGAAGAGCGAACAACACCAGTCGGCAGACGGATATCTGGTGTATTTGATAAAACCTATTGGTCAGTGTCGAGGACCGTATTTGGAAAGCGCCATTTTTTTAACGAAGTTCTCTTTGAGCTGGATAAACTGGGAAACATTGATTTCTTTAGATGGTTTCGCCAAAATGGAGGAGAGGCATCTGTAATAATTGGCCTCTCTGGCGCGGAGAATATCGGTGATGTAATCAAGCCAGAGAACCTAAATCGGCTTGCCGAATTGGGTTTCTCGTTAGGAATAGAGGTCTTTCCTAATCTTGCGCCTTAA
- the ligD gene encoding DNA ligase D gives MQNDSLERYRSKRDFEKTQEPSGAADVKRSNRLRFVIQKHDATRLHYDLRLELDGVFKSWAVTRGPSLDPHDKRLAVEVEDHPLDYGDFEGTIPKGQYGGGTVMLWDRGFWEPEGRDTPEKALAKGDLKFTLDGKRLKGSFVLVRMANDRDGGKRTNWLLIKHRDEFAVEKNGEAVLQKNATSVASGRKMEEIAAGKGRKPKPFMLDSAAVTADAVWDSNSGLAADERERGAPKRAARKTSRNGKASDMPDFIAPQLCQRVARPPDAKGWVHEIKFDGYRVQMRVADGAATLKTRKGLDWTARFPRIAEAAESLPDAVIDGEICALDQNGAPDFAALQAALSEGDTGDLVYFAFDLMFDGGEDLRSLPLTERKSRLKQLMDAAGENPHIRFTDHFETGGDAVLRSACRLSLEGIVSKRADAPYVSGRTDTWVKSKCRGGEEVVIGGYSTTAGKFRSLLVGVNRGRHFVYVGRVGTGYGKAKVDVLFPRLKALEAEKSPFTGIGAPKKAAGVHWVKPELVAEIEFEGWTTGGIVRQASYKGLREDKPAREVQAEEPAEPENVEAAEPVRKTAKPADRRGAKAKVMGVLLSNPDKPLWPDAGDGEPVTKEDLARYFETIGAWMLPHIKGRPCSILRAPDGIDGEKFFQRHAMPGASNLISQVKISGDKKPYLQVDRLEGLAAIAQSGGLELHPWNCRPDRPDVPGRLVFDLDPGENVAFSSVVEAALEMRERLEALGLVAFCKTTGGKGLHVVTPLADEKRKTPDWPAAKAFAHEVCMAMAEDRPDRYLTRMTKALRGGRIFLDYLRNDTKSTAVAPLSPRARPGATVSMPLEWDQVKKDLDPKRFTLRTAAALLEKAKPWSGYDDGERPLTAAIKRLG, from the coding sequence ATGCAGAACGACAGCCTTGAGCGCTACAGGTCCAAACGCGATTTCGAGAAGACGCAGGAGCCGAGCGGCGCCGCCGACGTCAAGCGTTCCAATCGATTGCGCTTCGTCATCCAGAAGCACGACGCGACCCGGCTGCATTACGATCTGCGGCTCGAACTCGACGGCGTGTTCAAGTCATGGGCGGTGACGCGCGGCCCCTCGCTCGATCCGCATGACAAGCGCCTCGCCGTCGAGGTGGAGGACCACCCGCTCGACTACGGCGATTTCGAAGGCACCATCCCCAAGGGCCAGTATGGCGGCGGCACGGTGATGCTCTGGGATCGCGGCTTCTGGGAGCCGGAAGGCCGCGACACGCCGGAAAAGGCCCTGGCCAAGGGCGACCTCAAATTCACGCTGGACGGCAAGCGTCTGAAGGGCAGCTTCGTGCTGGTGCGCATGGCGAACGACCGCGACGGCGGCAAGCGCACCAACTGGCTGCTGATCAAGCATCGGGACGAATTCGCCGTGGAGAAGAACGGCGAGGCCGTATTGCAGAAGAATGCGACCTCGGTCGCCTCGGGCCGGAAGATGGAGGAGATCGCCGCCGGCAAGGGCCGCAAGCCAAAACCCTTCATGCTGGACAGCGCGGCCGTCACGGCCGACGCCGTGTGGGACAGCAACAGCGGCCTCGCCGCCGATGAACGCGAGCGCGGCGCGCCGAAGCGCGCGGCACGGAAGACTTCCCGAAACGGCAAGGCGTCCGACATGCCGGATTTCATCGCGCCGCAGCTTTGCCAGCGCGTCGCCCGGCCCCCGGACGCAAAGGGCTGGGTGCACGAGATCAAGTTCGACGGCTACCGCGTCCAGATGCGGGTCGCGGACGGCGCGGCGACGTTGAAGACGCGGAAGGGCCTCGACTGGACGGCGCGTTTCCCGCGCATCGCGGAGGCCGCCGAAAGCCTCCCGGATGCCGTTATCGACGGCGAAATCTGCGCGCTCGACCAGAACGGCGCGCCGGATTTCGCGGCGTTGCAGGCCGCGCTGTCCGAGGGCGATACCGGCGACCTCGTCTATTTCGCCTTCGATCTGATGTTCGACGGCGGCGAGGATCTGCGCTCCTTGCCGCTGACCGAGCGGAAAAGCCGGCTGAAGCAACTCATGGATGCGGCGGGCGAGAACCCGCATATCCGCTTCACCGACCATTTCGAGACCGGCGGCGACGCCGTGCTGCGTTCCGCCTGCCGCCTTTCGCTGGAAGGCATCGTGTCGAAGCGCGCCGACGCTCCCTATGTGTCGGGGCGCACCGATACATGGGTGAAATCGAAATGCCGCGGCGGCGAGGAAGTGGTGATCGGCGGCTATTCGACCACCGCCGGAAAATTCCGCTCGCTGCTGGTCGGCGTCAATCGCGGCAGGCACTTCGTCTATGTCGGCCGTGTCGGCACCGGCTACGGGAAGGCGAAGGTTGATGTGCTTTTCCCCAGACTGAAGGCGCTGGAGGCGGAAAAATCTCCCTTCACCGGCATCGGCGCGCCCAAAAAGGCGGCAGGCGTGCACTGGGTGAAGCCGGAACTCGTGGCCGAGATCGAATTCGAGGGCTGGACGACGGGCGGCATCGTGAGGCAGGCTTCCTACAAAGGTCTTCGCGAGGACAAGCCGGCGCGCGAAGTGCAGGCGGAAGAGCCCGCGGAGCCCGAAAATGTCGAGGCGGCGGAACCGGTGCGGAAGACGGCGAAACCGGCCGACCGGCGAGGCGCGAAGGCGAAGGTGATGGGTGTTCTTCTCTCCAATCCCGACAAGCCGCTATGGCCGGATGCGGGCGACGGCGAACCGGTGACGAAGGAGGACCTTGCCCGCTATTTCGAGACGATCGGCGCATGGATGCTGCCGCATATCAAGGGACGGCCCTGCTCCATCCTGCGCGCGCCGGACGGCATCGACGGCGAAAAGTTCTTCCAGCGGCACGCCATGCCCGGCGCGTCGAACCTCATCAGCCAGGTGAAGATCAGCGGCGACAAGAAGCCCTATCTGCAGGTGGACCGTCTGGAAGGGCTGGCGGCGATCGCGCAATCGGGCGGCCTCGAACTGCATCCGTGGAACTGCCGGCCCGACAGGCCCGACGTGCCGGGACGCCTCGTCTTCGATCTCGATCCGGGCGAGAACGTCGCGTTTTCCAGTGTCGTCGAGGCGGCTCTCGAAATGCGCGAGCGGCTGGAAGCGCTGGGGCTCGTCGCCTTCTGCAAGACGACCGGCGGCAAGGGCCTGCATGTGGTGACGCCGCTGGCGGACGAGAAACGCAAGACGCCGGACTGGCCGGCCGCCAAGGCATTCGCCCACGAAGTCTGCATGGCGATGGCGGAAGACCGGCCGGATCGCTACCTGACCAGGATGACCAAGGCGCTGCGCGGCGGCCGCATCTTCCTCGACTATCTGCGCAACGACACCAAATCGACGGCGGTCGCGCCGCTCTCGCCGCGCGCGCGGCCGGGCGCCACGGTCTCGATGCCGCTCGAGTGGGATCAGGTGAAGAAGGACCTCGATCCGAAGCGATTCACGCTGCGCACGGCGGCGGCCCTGCTCGAAAAGGCAAAACCGTGGAGCGGCTATGACGACGGCGAACGGCCACTGACGGCGGCGATCAAGCGGCTGGGGTAG
- a CDS encoding DUF2147 domain-containing protein — MPCRRWILLVLCLGFSGTASTQPLDPLGVWARSDGNARVRITRCGVSFCATNVWIGDTSRGEEVGDMLIMTLKPQSGSTLAGKAYDPKRKLTYSMTLRIARDRLTSRGCIAGGLVCRNVSWTPAKP, encoded by the coding sequence ATGCCGTGCAGGAGATGGATTCTGCTTGTTTTGTGCCTTGGCTTTTCCGGCACTGCTTCGACGCAGCCGCTCGATCCGCTCGGCGTGTGGGCACGTTCCGACGGCAATGCGCGGGTGCGGATCACGCGCTGCGGCGTCTCGTTTTGCGCAACGAATGTCTGGATCGGCGATACAAGCCGTGGCGAGGAGGTGGGCGACATGCTGATCATGACGCTGAAGCCGCAATCGGGCTCGACGCTGGCCGGTAAGGCCTATGATCCTAAACGCAAACTCACCTATTCGATGACGCTGCGCATCGCCAGGGACAGGCTGACGTCGCGCGGCTGTATCGCGGGTGGCCTTGTCTGCAGGAATGTGAGCTGGACGCCGGCGAAACCCTGA